TCCCGATCGATTCGAGTCCCAGCCCGTCCAGCATCGGTTTGCGGCCCGTGGCCAGGAGGAGGACTTCGGCTTCGAGCGACTGGCCGTCGCTGAGTTCGACCGTGATCACGTCACCGGTCTGGGACACCCGCTGCGCCAGGGCACCGAGGATGACCTTCACCCCGTAGGTCTTCTGGAGTGACGCCGCCACCTGCTCTCCGGCAAAGGCTTCCTCGCGAATCAGCAGCCGTGCTTCGGGCTCGACCAGCGTCACTTCGGTGCCGAAGCTCGCCCACGCCTGTGAGAGCTCGCTGCCGACCGGGCCGCCGCCGAGCACGATCATGGACTTCGGTGCCGCCTTGGCCGTGGTCGCGTCACGGTTGTTCCAGATCCCGACGTCATCGATCCCTTCGATCGGCGGGATCGCGGCGCCAGTGCCGGTCGAGATGACCACCGCTTTGCTCGCGGTGTAGGTCTGGTCCCGGACCCGGACGGTTTTCTCGCCTTCGAGCCCGCCTTCACCGCGGATCAGGTCGATGCCCCTTTCATCGAGCCACGGCAGCTGGGCCGAGTCGTCGAGGTCATGGATGACTTCGTCACGCCGTGCCAGAGCCGGCCCGACGCCGATGGCGCCGGTGACGGCCTCTTTGACGCCCGGTACCCGGCGCGCCTCTTCGAGCAGCTCTCCGGGCCGCAGAAGGGCCTTCGAGGGCATGCAAGAGTAGTAGGAGCACTCGCCGGCGACCAGGTGCTTCTCGACCAGGGCGACCCGCAACCCACCGTCAGCCAGGCGCCCGGCAGCGACTTCGCCGGAAGGGCCGGCGCCGATCACGATCACGTCATATTCGGTCTCGTACTCCTCGTCGCTCATGCGGCTCCATTCCGGGAGGTTGAGGACGAACGCTACCGCTCGGCGGTCCCCGAATTGACCCGGCCGGTTCGCAGGCGTACACTTGATGGGCAGCATTCAAGGGGACGACAGGCTTCGACGCGGTCATCCGTGCGAAAGGTTGCAGGTCGAGGATGTCGATGGCCTCGTAAAAAATCGGCAAAAAACCAATACGTGCGGACCATGAGTTCGCCCTCGCTGCCTAGATAACTTCTAGGTAATGAGAGTCGGTCCACCCTCGGCCCGTGGGGTGGGTAGCTGGCTTCAGAAACGGGCTTACCTGCGAGGGATGTTCCGACCTCAAGGGGACATTCAATCGGGACTGGTCTTTCGAGTCGTTTGTTGGCGTGATGCCCGGAAGATGAGATCAATACGCCAGCTAAGCCTGTAGACGCTTTTCGAAACGCGGCTGCGGACGCGGGTTCAATTCCCGCCGTCTCCACTATCAGCCCTCAGAGTCCCCGACCAAGGGGCACGATGCAAAAGAAAGGGCCCGCCGATGGCGGGCCCTTTCCGTGCTTCGAATAGCTGCCTGTTTCTAGTTGACCGGCATCTGCTCGATGTAGCCGGCACCACGGTCACGGACGCTGGTGATCAGCGTAACGTCGGCCGTCTTCTTCTGCCTGGCCGCCGCGAGCTGCTGGCGGTAGAGGCGCTTGTAGGCGTTCTTGGCCCGCTTGATCTGGCGGGCAATCGATGCCTTGACGCTCGAGATTCGGCCGGCGAAAATGCCCTTCACGTTGGACGCCCGGGCGTTGTACCTGGCGACAACCGCGTTCGCGGCGGCCTGCCTGGCGTTGACAAGCTTGTTGATCCGGTTCTGAACCGCCGTGATCTTGGCGGTGATCTTCGCCCGCTTTGCCGGATTCGTGGTCTTGCGGAGGCGAGTCTGGAGGATGCCGCGCTTCCTGGTGTTCGGGTCGATACGGACCGCGAACCCGCGGTTGATCCCGTCCACTGCGACATTCTGCTGCGCGTTGAGCCTGTTGAGGCGCGAGGTCAGGGTGGCGTTCAGGTTGGCTACCCTGATCCGGCCGGTGTGACGGAGCCGTCCGATCGCCCTTCGCTGCTTGTTGTCGTCCTGCTTGCTGATGCGGATGACACGACGGTTGTACAGAGAGCTGGCCTTCAGGTTGGCCTTGGTGCGCCTGGTCTTCAGGTTGGCCTTGTAGACGCCCTTCTTAGCATTGGTCGTCTGGACGTTGCGCTTGGCGAAGAGCGTGGCAACGTACCCCTTGAGCTGGCGGAATTCCGGGGTGGTCTTGATACTCGGAATCGGCTTCTGCGCCGCGGTCGCCGTCGAGGCGAATCCGAGCACGGCCAAGGTGATCAGGGCAAATGTGGAAAGCAGGCGGGTTCTCATAGTGATTAAAGTAACACCGTCCTTTAAAGAATGTTGCGTTCTCAAAGGGAATGACACGGCATTTTCACAAGCCGTGGACCGCGGCCGGGCTGTTACTGCTCGGGGACATCCTGCTCGGAGCGGATCACGTGCATCACGGCGTTGATCAGTGCCAGGTGGGTAAATGCCTGAGGAAAGTTTCCGAGGTGTCGTCCCGATCGTGGATCGATCTCTTCCGCGTAGAGCTGGAGTGAGCTGGCGTAGCCCAGCAGGCGTTCGCAGAGCTGGCGGGCCCGGTCGACCTCTCCGATTTCGACCAGGGCGCTCACCAGCCAGAAAGAGCAGATCGTGAAGCTGCCCTCTTCGCCTTCGAGCCCATCGTCGGTCTGGTCCGTGCGGTACCTGAGGACCAGGCCTTCGTCGGTCAGCTCGTCGGCGATTGCCAGCACGGTGGCCCGGATCCGGGGGTCGTCGGCCGGCAGGAACCTGAGCAGCGGCAGCAGCAGGCAGGAGGCGTCGAGGGCGTCCGTGTCGTAGTGCTGGGTGAAGACACCACGGTCATCGAGCGCGTTCTCACAGATGTCGGCGTGAATCGCGTCGGCCGCCAGCTGCCACTCCCCGGCGAGCTCATGGTCTTCGCGCAGCCGGGCGAGCCGGGTGCCGCGGTCGAGCGCGACCCAGCACATGACCTTGGACGAAGTGAAGTGCTGGGGCTCGCCCCGGACCTCCCACATTCCCCGGTCCTTGCCCTCCCAGTTCTCGAGGGCGGCGTCGACCTGCTGCTTGAGGATGGGCCAGATCTCCTCCGGCATGCCGTCCCGCGACTTGGTGTGGAGGTAGAAGGAATCGAGTACGGCGCCCCAGACGTCGTGCTGCTTCTGGTCGTAGGCCTCGTTGCCGATGCGCACCGGCGAGGCGCCTTCGTATCCGTGGAGGTGATGCAGGATCTCTTCGGTCAGCTTGGTCTCGCCGGCCAGTCCGTACATGATCTGGAGGTCGTCCGAGCCCCGGGCGACGTCGGCGATGAAATAGAAGAAGTCGTTGGCTTCCCAGTCGAAGCCGAGCGTGTAGAGCGCCCACAGGGTGAAGGTCGAGTCGCGGACCCACGAGTAGCGGTAGTCCCAGTTGCGCTCGCCCTTGGGCGTCTCGGGGAGCGAGGTGGTCGCGGCGGCGATCAGGGCTCCGGTCGGCGAGTAGGTGAGGCCCTTGAGGGTCAGGGCCGAGCGCTCGAGGAAGCTACGCCAGGGATGGTCGGGGAAGGTGCCGCGGGCGAGCCAGTTCTGCCAGTGGTGGGCGGTCCAGACGAGGCGGTTGTAGGCCTCGTCGTAGTCCTGAGGCGCTTCGTGCTCACTCCAGGAGAGGGCCACGAAACGAACGTCGCCCTCCTTGAGCAGGGTCCGCGCGGTGGTGCGCGGTCCTTCGAAGCCGAGGTTGAGGTCGCTGGTCAGCCGTAGCTGGATGTCGCAGCCGGGGGCCGTGGCGATTCCCTGGTGGTAGGCGCCGCCGGCGTATTCCCAGCTGGCCTGCTTGCGGCCGTAGTCGAAGACCGGTTTGCAGTCCATGACCAGCTGCACCTCACCGTGGACGCAGCGGACCATGCGCAGCAGCACGTGGTCGGCGTCGTAGTCGGTCGGGGCCCGCCGGTGGGTGCCCGAACGATCGCGCTCGTGATGCCAGGGTCCGATCAGGAGGACGTCGCGGACGATGATCCAGCCGTCGCCGGTGCCCCAGCTCGTCTCGAGGACCATGGTGCCCGGAAGGTAACGGCGGTGGGTCGGCACGTTGATGTCGGCCGGGCCGAACCGGAAGTTGCCGGCGCTGCGGTCGAGGATCGACCCGAAAACGCTGGGCGAGTCGAAGCGCGGCAGGCAGAACCACTCGACGTTGCCGCTGGGCGCGACCAGGGCCGACACCTCGCCGTCGGAGAGGAAGCCGTAGTCGGCGATCGGAGGGTATGGCGAGACTCCGTAGGTGGACTCGTACGTCGGAATCTGTGCATCCCACGGGGATCCGGGTTGTGTTGCTCGTCCTGGATTGGGCCTGAAGTCGCCGTTGCTCATTGCTTTTGTTCCAGAGTCGGGTGGAGATTGCCGGAGCCGGCAATCCTGCCACAACGTTAATACCCGCTCGGCTCCGGGCGGGCAAGTGCACGTCAAGTCAGCAGAGTTGCCAGACTTGGAGATTGCTCCCATGGCAGTCGCAACCGCATCCAACATCGGCATTCACGTCGGCGGAGAACCGCTGTTTTCCGACGTCTCGTTCAAACTGACGAGGGGCGACCGCATGACGCTTTCCGGGCGGAACGGCTCCGGCAAGTCAACTCTGCTGAGGATGCTGGCCGGCGAGCTGCCGAACGATTCCGGCTCGCTGAGCATCGGCCGCGGAGTCCGGGTGGCGCTTCACGACCAGCGGCCGCCGCGCGGGTCCGGGCTGACGCTCTCCGGATACGTGTTCACCGGCCGGGCCGACACGATCGAGACCGAGACCGAGCTCGCACGGCTCGAGGGAGAGATGTCATCGGGGGATCACTCCGCCGAGACGATGGCCGCGTATTCGCACGCCCAGCAGAGGCTCGAACTCCACGGCGGTTATCGCTGGCGGGACGAGGTCCTGGTGGTCTTGCGTGGTCTGGGCTTCGATGACGCGGAATTCGACCGCGACCTTTCCACCTTCTCCGGGGGTGAGCTGACCCGCGCCTCGCTGGCCCGGGCCCTCGCCGCCCGGGCCGACCTGCTCCTGCTCGACGAGCCGACCAACCACCTCGACATCCCGACCCTGGAGTGGCTCGAGGGTTACCTCAAGGAACTGGACGCGGCCGTCGTCCTGGTCGCACACGACCGCTGGTTCCTCGAGTCGGTGGGCACTTCGGTCCTCGAGCTCGAGGCGGGCAAGTCGCGCTTTTTCAAGGGTCCCTGGCACGCCTGGCGCAAGGAGCACGCGGCCCGCCAGGTCGCCCTCGGCAAGGCGATCGAGAAGCAGGAAGCCGAGATCGCCCGGATGGAGCAGTTCGTCGAGCGCTTCCGTTACAAGGCGAGCAAGGCCAAGCAGGCCCAGTCCAAGGTCAAGCAGATCGACAAGGTCAAGGCCGGAGCCGCGTCCTTCGACCCCGAGGACAAGCGGCGGCTCGCCTTCAGCTTCGCGCAGCCGGAGCGCGCCAGCCGGGTCGTGCTCAAGCTGGTCAACGGCCGGCTGGACGTGCCGGGCCGGACTCTCGTCGACGACGCCAACCTGCTGATCGAGCGTGACGAGCACGTCGTCCTGATCGGGGCCAACGGGGCCGGCAAGACCACTCTGATCGAGACCCTCGCGGGCGAGCGCCAGCCTGCCGCCGGATCGGTGCGCCTCGGCCACAACGCGAAGATCGGCTACCTGTCCCAGCACGCGGAGACGGCGGCCGGAGAAGGATCGGTCCTCGAGGCGGCCGCTCGCGAGACCGGCCTCACGGGGCAAAAGGTTCGTGACCTGCTCGGCGCCTTCCTCTTTTCCGGGGGCGACGTCAACAAATCGCTCGCCGACATTTCCGGCGGGGAGCAGCGCCGGCTCTCGCTGGCGATCCTGGTGGCCTCCGGCGCGAACGTGCTGTTGCTCGACGAACCGACCAACCACCTCGATATCGAAAGCCGGGAGGCGCTGGAAGACGCATTGTCGGTATTCCCCGGTGCGATCATCCTGATCTCGCATGACCGGGCCCTGCTCGAAGCCGTCGGCGGCCGCACCCTGGTCTGCGAGGACGGCGAGCTCAAGTCCTTCCATGTCGGCTGGGCCGAGTACCAGCACGATCGTGACATGGAGGCCGAAGCCGAGCGCGAGGTTAGGCCGGCGAAAGCCGTCAAGAGCGACAACGCCCGACGCGGCGGTTCACTGAACAAGGAGACCGCGAAGGTGGCC
The DNA window shown above is from Thermoleophilia bacterium and carries:
- a CDS encoding NAD(P)/FAD-dependent oxidoreductase; the encoded protein is MSDEEYETEYDVIVIGAGPSGEVAAGRLADGGLRVALVEKHLVAGECSYYSCMPSKALLRPGELLEEARRVPGVKEAVTGAIGVGPALARRDEVIHDLDDSAQLPWLDERGIDLIRGEGGLEGEKTVRVRDQTYTASKAVVISTGTGAAIPPIEGIDDVGIWNNRDATTAKAAPKSMIVLGGGPVGSELSQAWASFGTEVTLVEPEARLLIREEAFAGEQVAASLQKTYGVKVILGALAQRVSQTGDVITVELSDGQSLEAEVLLLATGRKPMLDGLGLESIGIDGGGYVQVAENMSVEGHDWLYAIGDINGRVLLTHMGKYQAWIASECILGRPVAEIAEPYGSPRVTFTDPQVAAVGITESDARTAGLEFDIVEVPTGAVAGASFYGKDVDGTCRLIIDKTDETIIGATFTGFETAEMIHAATIAMVGEVPMGRLRHAVPSFPTRSEIWLRLAEAYESSRG
- a CDS encoding glycoside hydrolase family 15 protein — its product is MSNGDFRPNPGRATQPGSPWDAQIPTYESTYGVSPYPPIADYGFLSDGEVSALVAPSGNVEWFCLPRFDSPSVFGSILDRSAGNFRFGPADINVPTHRRYLPGTMVLETSWGTGDGWIIVRDVLLIGPWHHERDRSGTHRRAPTDYDADHVLLRMVRCVHGEVQLVMDCKPVFDYGRKQASWEYAGGAYHQGIATAPGCDIQLRLTSDLNLGFEGPRTTARTLLKEGDVRFVALSWSEHEAPQDYDEAYNRLVWTAHHWQNWLARGTFPDHPWRSFLERSALTLKGLTYSPTGALIAAATTSLPETPKGERNWDYRYSWVRDSTFTLWALYTLGFDWEANDFFYFIADVARGSDDLQIMYGLAGETKLTEEILHHLHGYEGASPVRIGNEAYDQKQHDVWGAVLDSFYLHTKSRDGMPEEIWPILKQQVDAALENWEGKDRGMWEVRGEPQHFTSSKVMCWVALDRGTRLARLREDHELAGEWQLAADAIHADICENALDDRGVFTQHYDTDALDASCLLLPLLRFLPADDPRIRATVLAIADELTDEGLVLRYRTDQTDDGLEGEEGSFTICSFWLVSALVEIGEVDRARQLCERLLGYASSLQLYAEEIDPRSGRHLGNFPQAFTHLALINAVMHVIRSEQDVPEQ
- a CDS encoding ABC-F family ATP-binding cassette domain-containing protein, with translation MAVATASNIGIHVGGEPLFSDVSFKLTRGDRMTLSGRNGSGKSTLLRMLAGELPNDSGSLSIGRGVRVALHDQRPPRGSGLTLSGYVFTGRADTIETETELARLEGEMSSGDHSAETMAAYSHAQQRLELHGGYRWRDEVLVVLRGLGFDDAEFDRDLSTFSGGELTRASLARALAARADLLLLDEPTNHLDIPTLEWLEGYLKELDAAVVLVAHDRWFLESVGTSVLELEAGKSRFFKGPWHAWRKEHAARQVALGKAIEKQEAEIARMEQFVERFRYKASKAKQAQSKVKQIDKVKAGAASFDPEDKRRLAFSFAQPERASRVVLKLVNGRLDVPGRTLVDDANLLIERDEHVVLIGANGAGKTTLIETLAGERQPAAGSVRLGHNAKIGYLSQHAETAAGEGSVLEAAARETGLTGQKVRDLLGAFLFSGGDVNKSLADISGGEQRRLSLAILVASGANVLLLDEPTNHLDIESREALEDALSVFPGAIILISHDRALLEAVGGRTLVCEDGELKSFHVGWAEYQHDRDMEAEAEREVRPAKAVKSDNARRGGSLNKETAKVARRVVSLEKQVEKAEADLARLEDRLADPDAWSTPEKTAKNTRRHDKAKQKVADLYQEWEAAEGVNSPVG